A single Tuberibacillus sp. Marseille-P3662 DNA region contains:
- a CDS encoding cytochrome C assembly family protein, giving the protein MLISPLYDVTIIIYAMSVCSYFIDFLYHNRKANQLAFWLLSIVWVLQFAIFLLKMGKAGEFPILTPLDGLFFLSWILVTASLLVNRFMRISFFVFFINVVAFMIMAITLFKPRDDVSQVLLQHLMSDLLVIHITIAFLAYAAFTLSFILSMMYLIEYQMLKNKKWNQRLVRFDSLAKIEQLSFWCNLIGVPLLLISLILGMTRAYNVALDIAWYDPKVILSFVMMGTYSFYLYKKMGEGVHGRSLVFWNTIGFLLLLINIFLSETLTDFHLW; this is encoded by the coding sequence ATGTTAATTAGTCCACTTTATGATGTGACCATCATTATTTACGCTATGAGCGTTTGTTCTTATTTCATAGATTTTTTGTATCACAACCGGAAGGCTAACCAATTGGCTTTCTGGTTGCTTTCTATTGTTTGGGTGCTTCAATTCGCTATATTTTTGTTGAAAATGGGTAAAGCAGGCGAATTTCCTATTTTGACACCGTTAGACGGCTTGTTTTTTCTTTCATGGATCCTTGTGACAGCTTCATTATTAGTGAATCGATTTATGCGAATTAGCTTTTTCGTTTTCTTTATTAATGTCGTTGCCTTTATGATCATGGCTATCACCTTGTTTAAACCAAGAGATGATGTTTCACAAGTCCTTCTACAGCATTTGATGTCGGATTTGCTTGTGATCCACATTACGATTGCCTTTTTGGCCTATGCAGCGTTTACATTGTCATTTATCTTGTCAATGATGTATTTAATTGAATATCAAATGTTAAAGAATAAGAAGTGGAATCAGCGGCTTGTTCGGTTTGATTCACTGGCAAAGATTGAACAATTGTCGTTTTGGTGTAACCTCATCGGTGTTCCTCTATTATTAATTAGTTTAATATTGGGTATGACGCGTGCTTACAATGTTGCTCTTGATATTGCATGGTATGATCCCAAAGTTATTCTATCTTTTGTTATGATGGGCACTTATAGTTTCTATTTGTATAAGAAGATGGGGGAAGGTGTTCATGGCAGATCGCTTGTTTTTTGGAATACCATCGGATTTCTACTATTATTAATCAATATTTTCTTATCAGAGACACTCACCGATTTCCATCTTTGGTAA
- the spoVID gene encoding stage VI sporulation protein D — MSETANQLQFSINESIWFQDGQEAEEIMSIALEPDIRIEENDQYVLIKGSLRLNGEYKPDETAYETNSDPLEQSSYRTMDSITETDVDTALFEHHFPVDITVPANRIDEVGDVLVSVETFDYTLKENNCIQLEADVAISGLVDREAAVPSSKSDSEEASEDQEAVTQPEVDHADEVETDFEPVSYSAYRQYDDEEIDDTPKVDVIPREEEVQEEVQEEVQEEVQPELDYQTEPERPGVDQDDVYEAEPPAETPFKQYESPAIEVGTNPEVPEVNDVDNQDSAGTYVSTQNSDNALYLTKMLAQDDENEQFSKVKMCIVQNGESLESISERYKVPVTAILRKNELETDILNGGQVLYIPVNN; from the coding sequence TTGTCTGAAACCGCCAATCAATTGCAGTTCTCCATTAATGAATCCATATGGTTTCAAGATGGGCAAGAGGCTGAAGAAATTATGTCCATTGCTCTCGAACCGGACATCAGGATAGAAGAAAATGACCAATATGTTTTAATTAAAGGCTCTTTAAGATTAAATGGCGAGTATAAGCCTGATGAAACGGCCTATGAAACAAATTCTGATCCTTTAGAGCAAAGTTCTTATCGAACGATGGACAGTATTACTGAGACCGATGTGGATACGGCTTTGTTTGAACATCATTTTCCTGTAGATATTACAGTTCCGGCTAACAGAATCGATGAGGTTGGTGATGTGTTAGTTTCAGTAGAAACGTTTGATTACACATTAAAGGAGAATAATTGTATCCAACTGGAAGCGGATGTTGCTATTTCTGGACTTGTTGATCGTGAGGCAGCCGTTCCTTCATCCAAGTCTGATTCTGAGGAAGCATCTGAAGATCAAGAGGCAGTGACTCAACCTGAAGTTGATCATGCGGATGAGGTTGAAACTGATTTTGAGCCTGTGAGCTACTCGGCGTATCGTCAATATGACGATGAAGAGATTGACGATACCCCGAAAGTGGATGTCATACCGAGAGAGGAAGAGGTTCAGGAAGAGGTTCAGGAAGAGGTTCAGGAAGAGGTTCAACCGGAACTCGATTATCAAACTGAACCGGAACGGCCCGGCGTCGACCAAGATGATGTCTATGAAGCGGAACCGCCTGCTGAGACGCCATTTAAACAGTATGAGAGCCCGGCGATTGAAGTGGGTACCAACCCAGAAGTTCCTGAAGTTAATGATGTTGATAACCAGGATTCCGCCGGTACTTATGTAAGCACACAAAATAGTGATAACGCACTTTATTTGACAAAAATGTTAGCTCAAGATGACGAGAACGAACAGTTTTCAAAAGTTAAAATGTGTATTGTTCAAAACGGTGAATCATTGGAAAGTATATCAGAACGGTATAAAGTCCCAGTTACCGCCATCCTTAGAAAAAATGAATTGGAAACAGATATCTTGAATGGCGGGCAAGTGCTTTATATTCCTGTTAACAATTAG
- a CDS encoding phosphotransferase — protein sequence MERLSDSQLNTVIEQYGLNLLSLTVYDRLFKIDTLSGTYALKKTDMSSQRVEQFTNIISQLESQPLSLIPIIRTKYGDYVVEAEGAVFYLMPWIKNQLLDDEHERVKRLVTQTALLHRHTKRAQPDGGIVAEQLRNRWARIEQFMEQFADRSEHRLYPSPFEQQYLNSFHRLMTVSEDARQQLNEWQQQYRDSGELSVICHGRLQPNRVLSTPESDYLTIFDDAYRASPCFDLAYFFRRLPYYVNGEAESYQHWLTLYEAHYTLSTADYYLLSAMLIFPEPLVSRTIDYTRRDDDQLEIDAVNQWNFTKEHYEGLNAWAATLVKDDISDATGSNDNL from the coding sequence TTGGAACGCCTATCTGATTCGCAGCTTAATACAGTCATTGAACAATATGGGCTAAATCTTTTGTCATTAACGGTCTATGATCGTTTGTTTAAAATTGATACGCTATCAGGGACGTATGCATTAAAAAAAACAGATATGAGTTCACAACGCGTAGAACAGTTCACCAATATTATAAGCCAGCTTGAGTCCCAGCCACTATCGCTCATCCCAATTATTCGTACGAAATATGGTGATTATGTTGTGGAAGCGGAAGGGGCTGTGTTTTATTTAATGCCCTGGATCAAGAATCAATTATTAGACGATGAGCATGAACGCGTCAAACGACTCGTCACTCAGACGGCGTTACTCCACCGTCATACCAAACGTGCTCAGCCTGATGGAGGAATCGTTGCGGAGCAATTAAGGAATAGGTGGGCGCGTATAGAACAATTTATGGAGCAGTTTGCCGATCGCTCAGAACATCGATTGTATCCGTCTCCTTTTGAACAACAATATTTAAATAGCTTTCATCGTTTGATGACCGTCTCGGAGGATGCGAGACAACAATTAAATGAATGGCAACAGCAGTATAGAGATTCAGGTGAGTTATCCGTTATATGCCACGGCCGGCTCCAGCCAAACCGGGTTTTATCCACTCCGGAGAGTGATTATTTAACCATTTTTGACGATGCGTACCGGGCATCCCCCTGTTTTGATCTGGCGTATTTCTTTCGCCGGTTACCATATTATGTGAATGGGGAGGCTGAAAGCTATCAGCACTGGTTAACCTTGTATGAAGCGCATTATACGTTAAGTACAGCCGATTACTACTTATTGTCAGCGATGCTCATATTTCCAGAACCATTAGTATCCCGTACGATCGATTACACCCGTAGAGACGATGACCAATTGGAGATTGATGCTGTTAACCAATGGAACTTTACGAAGGAGCATTATGAGGGACTGAATGCATGGGCAGCCACACTAGTTAAGGATGATATCTCTGATGCAACCGGCTCTAATGACAATTTATAG
- the hemA gene encoding glutamyl-tRNA reductase, which yields MHILVAGVNHRTAPIDMREQLDFDPAELSRALEQLRDTKSIFETVIVSTCNRSEVYVVTDRLRTSSYFTTTFLADWFGVERETLESVLFIKEDDDAVDHLFRVACGLDSMILGETQILGQVRDGFFAAQEANATGTIFNQLFKDAVTVAKRAHSHTMINDNAVSVSYAAVELARHIFGSLDQKSVLLMGAGEMSELTAEHLSSQGTKAMMVMNRTYDRAQDLANRFSGTAVDFSTLEEKLAAVDIVISSTGARDTIVDQTMMERVSKQRKGRPLFMVDIAVPRDLDPAIHDCDDVFLYDIDDLQDIVASNLEQRKAEAEKIDTLIDEQRVAFKQWMDTLDAVPVIAAMRQKAMDIQSETMESIERKMPDLSKRERKVLNKHTKSIVNQLLREPIQKAKEISGSSADAQLQLIVDLFDIQEEVAEQKERQRNHNDQHGTETGQYRSDVYVPAAGDGMSS from the coding sequence ATGCACATTCTTGTAGCGGGAGTGAATCATCGGACAGCCCCTATAGATATGCGAGAGCAGCTTGATTTTGATCCGGCTGAACTTTCGCGTGCTCTGGAGCAATTACGTGATACCAAGAGTATTTTTGAAACGGTTATTGTGTCAACGTGTAATCGGTCTGAAGTGTATGTTGTGACGGATCGTTTGCGGACAAGTTCCTACTTCACGACAACTTTCTTGGCGGATTGGTTTGGGGTGGAGCGTGAGACTCTTGAATCGGTTTTGTTTATCAAGGAAGATGATGATGCGGTTGATCATTTGTTCCGTGTTGCTTGCGGGCTTGATTCGATGATTTTGGGTGAAACACAGATTTTAGGACAGGTCAGAGACGGATTTTTTGCTGCTCAAGAAGCAAATGCCACAGGTACGATTTTCAATCAGCTCTTTAAAGATGCGGTAACAGTGGCTAAACGTGCTCATTCTCATACGATGATTAATGATAATGCTGTTTCTGTCAGCTATGCGGCTGTCGAGTTGGCGCGTCATATTTTTGGTTCGCTTGATCAGAAAAGCGTGTTGCTCATGGGGGCCGGGGAAATGAGTGAATTGACGGCCGAGCATTTAAGTAGTCAGGGGACAAAAGCGATGATGGTCATGAATCGGACCTATGATCGAGCGCAAGACTTGGCTAATCGATTTTCAGGAACGGCTGTTGATTTTTCGACCTTAGAAGAGAAACTGGCAGCTGTTGATATTGTGATCAGTTCGACAGGAGCACGAGATACAATTGTAGATCAAACTATGATGGAGCGCGTGAGTAAGCAACGTAAGGGACGCCCATTATTTATGGTCGATATTGCTGTTCCTCGTGATCTTGATCCGGCTATTCATGACTGTGATGATGTCTTTTTATATGATATTGATGATTTGCAGGATATTGTCGCATCGAATTTGGAGCAAAGAAAAGCAGAAGCTGAAAAAATTGATACCTTGATTGATGAACAGCGAGTCGCTTTTAAGCAATGGATGGATACCCTTGACGCTGTTCCTGTGATTGCTGCTATGCGCCAGAAAGCGATGGATATTCAATCGGAAACGATGGAAAGCATTGAGCGGAAGATGCCTGACTTATCCAAGCGCGAACGTAAAGTTCTTAATAAGCACACGAAGAGTATTGTGAATCAACTTTTACGTGAACCGATTCAGAAAGCTAAAGAGATATCTGGGAGTTCAGCCGATGCCCAGTTACAACTTATTGTTGACCTGTTTGATATTCAAGAAGAGGTCGCTGAGCAAAAGGAACGTCAACGCAACCATAATGACCAGCACGGCACTGAAACGGGACAATATCGTTCTGACGTTTACGTCCCTGCTGCCGGAGACGGTATGTCCTCCTAG
- the hemC gene encoding hydroxymethylbilane synthase gives MTLLKLGSRKSRLALQQTHWVMDQLSKHADDLEFDVKKIVTKGDKILDVTLSKVGGKGLFVKEIENALYNKDIDIAVHSMKDLPSELPEGLDIICVPTREDDRDAFISQGNISFMDLPEGAVVGTSSLRRGAQILAKRPDLHIKPVRGNIETRLRKLEEEDFDAIVLAAAGLKRMGWSDDVITEYLPNAISVPAVGQGALAIEARSDDEDTKHLLESIHDPETAHRVAAERSFLKELEGSCQVPIGAYCERLSDSTLKLTGMVGETDGSTVLREEITGDHPVEMGVQLADRLKALGAKDILDRVKEELDES, from the coding sequence ATGACGCTTTTAAAATTAGGATCAAGGAAAAGCCGCTTAGCGCTTCAACAAACCCATTGGGTGATGGATCAACTAAGTAAGCATGCCGACGATCTAGAATTCGATGTCAAAAAAATCGTCACTAAGGGTGACAAGATTTTGGATGTCACTTTGTCTAAGGTCGGTGGCAAAGGTTTATTTGTTAAGGAAATTGAAAACGCCTTATACAATAAAGATATTGATATTGCTGTCCATAGTATGAAAGACTTACCTTCTGAACTTCCTGAAGGCCTAGATATTATTTGTGTACCGACACGGGAGGACGACCGTGATGCGTTCATTTCGCAAGGGAATATCTCATTTATGGATTTACCTGAAGGGGCTGTTGTCGGGACAAGCAGTTTACGGCGCGGAGCTCAGATCCTAGCGAAGCGGCCCGATCTTCATATCAAACCTGTTCGGGGTAATATTGAAACCCGGTTGCGAAAATTAGAGGAAGAAGACTTTGATGCGATTGTGTTAGCTGCAGCTGGGCTTAAGCGTATGGGTTGGTCCGATGATGTTATCACGGAATACTTGCCTAATGCTATTTCAGTTCCTGCTGTTGGCCAAGGCGCTTTGGCGATTGAAGCCCGTTCTGATGATGAGGACACGAAACATTTACTGGAATCTATTCACGATCCGGAAACGGCTCATCGTGTTGCGGCTGAACGCAGCTTTTTGAAGGAATTGGAAGGCAGCTGTCAAGTCCCAATCGGTGCCTATTGTGAGCGCTTATCTGATAGTACGCTCAAATTGACAGGTATGGTGGGTGAGACTGATGGAAGTACGGTATTAAGGGAAGAAATCACCGGTGATCATCCTGTAGAGATGGGGGTTCAATTAGCTGACCGACTAAAAGCGTTAGGCGCTAAAGACATTCTTGATCGAGTGAAAGAAGAATTAGATGAATCCTGA
- the hemL gene encoding glutamate-1-semialdehyde 2,1-aminomutase, whose translation MNLSSSEEAFTKAKQVMPGGVNSPVRAYKSVDMTPIYMTEGKGSKIWDIDGNKYLDYVLSWGPLILGHADAEVVKTLKDVTEKGTSFGSPHILETKLAELITERVPSVDIVRMVNSGTEATMSALRLARGYTGRDKILKFVGCYHGHGDSLLIKAGSGVATLGLPDSPGVPSGIASNTITVPYNDLESVRYAFEQYGDELAAVIVEPVAGNMGVVPPQPGFLEGLRDVTEANGSLLIFDEVMTGFRVGYNCAQGYFGVTPDITCFGKVIGGGLPVGAFGGRKDIMEQMAPSGSIYQSGTLSGNPLAMAAGYTTLKQLTPDDYDQFKQKASRLAEGYKQAARHYDVPLTVNQAGSMFGVFFTNQDVVDFDSAKSADLDLFKSYFHAMIEQGISLAPSQFEGLFLSKAHSDADIETTIEAAEQAFSKLS comes from the coding sequence ATGAATCTATCTAGTTCTGAAGAGGCATTTACAAAAGCAAAACAAGTCATGCCAGGTGGTGTGAACAGTCCCGTACGCGCTTATAAATCTGTCGATATGACGCCCATCTATATGACGGAGGGCAAAGGATCGAAAATATGGGATATTGATGGGAATAAATACTTGGATTATGTTTTGTCTTGGGGCCCATTGATTTTAGGTCATGCTGATGCTGAAGTTGTGAAAACCCTCAAAGATGTGACTGAAAAAGGGACAAGCTTTGGGTCCCCGCATATCTTGGAAACGAAATTGGCGGAATTAATAACAGAGCGGGTACCATCTGTAGATATTGTAAGAATGGTCAATTCTGGAACAGAAGCAACGATGAGTGCCTTGCGGTTGGCACGCGGTTATACCGGCCGGGACAAAATTTTGAAATTTGTTGGCTGTTATCATGGACATGGGGATTCACTACTCATCAAGGCAGGGTCCGGTGTGGCCACACTTGGATTACCTGATAGTCCTGGCGTTCCCTCAGGCATAGCTAGTAACACGATCACTGTCCCGTATAATGACTTAGAAAGTGTACGCTATGCATTTGAACAATATGGCGATGAATTAGCGGCCGTTATTGTTGAACCTGTTGCCGGGAATATGGGTGTTGTCCCGCCTCAGCCTGGATTTCTTGAGGGATTGCGCGATGTAACAGAAGCGAATGGTTCCCTACTAATTTTTGATGAAGTGATGACCGGTTTTCGTGTAGGCTATAACTGTGCACAAGGTTATTTCGGGGTCACACCGGACATCACTTGCTTCGGCAAAGTGATCGGTGGAGGTCTGCCTGTCGGTGCCTTTGGTGGTAGAAAAGACATTATGGAACAAATGGCTCCGAGTGGATCTATTTATCAATCGGGCACGCTTTCCGGAAACCCTCTAGCTATGGCAGCCGGTTATACAACACTTAAACAATTGACGCCAGATGATTATGATCAATTCAAGCAAAAAGCCAGCCGATTAGCTGAAGGTTATAAGCAGGCTGCTCGTCACTACGATGTGCCTTTAACGGTTAATCAAGCGGGATCGATGTTTGGTGTGTTTTTCACAAACCAAGATGTTGTTGATTTTGATAGTGCTAAAAGTGCTGATCTTGACCTGTTTAAATCCTATTTTCATGCAATGATTGAACAAGGTATATCACTCGCACCGTCTCAATTCGAAGGTCTGTTTCTATCAAAAGCTCATTCTGATGCGGATATTGAAACGACGATTGAGGCCGCTGAACAGGCTTTTTCAAAACTCTCATAA
- a CDS encoding uroporphyrinogen-III synthase encodes MNPDLPLQGKTVLITRQQNQSAQMSERIKQYGGQPIVMPVLTFKKRQLDKQEQPRLHDAYDWIVFTSTNSVRFFFEHIHVQDLKQVKIAAVGSKTSAAIRAYGLTPDFIPDQYDAVSLGAYFARLTTYCRVLLPQGNLARTTLKESLMKAGHHVRSIVLYDTVMNEESDAQIEAYLRDGQVDVVTFASPSAVHFFTHLLGPDLALVQGQAVIACIGKTTYAAAQEDGLTPSILPETFTAEAMIDAIAAYYKEVCNYGKYV; translated from the coding sequence ATGAATCCTGATCTTCCTTTGCAGGGTAAAACGGTCCTCATTACCCGTCAACAAAATCAATCTGCTCAAATGAGTGAGCGTATTAAGCAATATGGTGGTCAACCCATTGTTATGCCTGTTCTAACGTTCAAAAAACGGCAGCTTGATAAGCAGGAACAGCCTCGTCTACATGATGCTTATGATTGGATTGTTTTTACGAGTACCAATAGTGTCCGCTTTTTCTTTGAACATATCCATGTCCAAGATTTAAAACAAGTTAAAATAGCAGCCGTCGGTTCAAAAACGTCGGCGGCTATCCGAGCTTATGGTTTAACACCCGATTTTATACCGGATCAATATGATGCTGTATCATTAGGCGCTTATTTTGCCAGGCTGACCACTTACTGTCGGGTCTTATTACCACAGGGTAATCTGGCGAGAACGACCTTGAAAGAGAGCCTTATGAAAGCGGGGCATCATGTTCGATCGATTGTCCTTTACGATACAGTCATGAATGAGGAAAGTGATGCACAAATTGAGGCTTACCTAAGGGATGGGCAGGTTGATGTTGTGACTTTTGCGAGCCCTTCAGCTGTACATTTTTTTACCCATTTACTTGGTCCTGATCTTGCCTTAGTTCAAGGTCAAGCCGTTATCGCTTGTATTGGTAAGACAACCTATGCTGCTGCTCAAGAAGACGGTTTAACACCCAGCATCTTGCCGGAAACATTTACTGCTGAAGCGATGATTGATGCCATCGCTGCTTATTATAAGGAGGTTTGTAACTATGGAAAATACGTTTGA
- the hemB gene encoding porphobilinogen synthase: protein MENTFDRHRRLRQNTTMRHMVRETTLNAQDLIYPLFVVEGEQVKDEIPSMPGIYQLSIDQLAPELDEVHSLGIPALMLFGVPEHKDAIGSGAYHDHGIIQEATKYIKQHYPNLMVIADTCLCEYTDHGHCGVIFDNDVANDDSLELLAQTAVSQAQAGADIIAPSNMMDGFVTVIRQALDDAGFTNTPIMSYAVKYASAYYGPFRDAADSTPQFGDRKTYQMDPANRLEALREAASDVEEGADFLMVKPALPYLDIIRDLKNQFNLPLVTYNVSGEYAMIKAAAQNGWLDEKGAVLEKLYSMKRAGADLIITYFAKDAIRWLNETQ from the coding sequence ATGGAAAATACGTTTGATCGCCATCGTCGCTTGCGCCAAAATACAACCATGAGACACATGGTTCGTGAGACAACTTTAAATGCGCAAGATTTGATTTATCCGCTTTTTGTCGTTGAAGGTGAGCAGGTGAAAGATGAGATTCCTTCCATGCCAGGAATCTATCAGTTATCCATTGATCAGCTGGCACCTGAACTCGATGAGGTTCATTCTCTTGGTATCCCAGCTTTGATGTTATTTGGTGTCCCTGAACACAAAGATGCTATCGGCTCTGGAGCCTATCATGACCATGGGATTATCCAAGAAGCGACGAAATATATCAAACAGCATTACCCGAACCTTATGGTGATTGCGGATACGTGCTTATGTGAATATACCGACCATGGTCATTGCGGTGTCATATTTGATAATGATGTGGCTAATGATGATAGTCTCGAACTGCTCGCGCAAACGGCTGTATCTCAAGCCCAAGCGGGTGCTGACATCATTGCCCCATCCAACATGATGGATGGTTTTGTCACTGTCATTCGCCAAGCCTTGGATGATGCCGGATTTACAAACACGCCTATTATGTCTTATGCCGTGAAATATGCTTCTGCTTACTATGGTCCATTCCGTGATGCTGCGGACAGCACACCGCAGTTTGGTGATCGCAAAACCTATCAAATGGACCCGGCTAATCGTCTTGAAGCGCTTCGCGAAGCAGCATCAGATGTTGAGGAAGGAGCCGATTTTTTAATGGTTAAACCGGCCTTACCTTATTTGGATATCATCAGAGATTTGAAAAACCAGTTTAATCTACCATTAGTGACATACAATGTTAGCGGTGAATATGCGATGATCAAAGCAGCGGCCCAGAATGGTTGGTTAGATGAAAAGGGAGCTGTCCTTGAGAAGCTCTACAGTATGAAACGCGCAGGTGCTGATTTAATCATCACTTATTTTGCTAAAGATGCGATCCGTTGGTTAAATGAAACCCAATAA
- the yihA gene encoding ribosome biogenesis GTP-binding protein YihA/YsxC, producing MKITHAEFIKSAVKPSQYPEEGLPEIAMAGRSNVGKSSLINKLLNRKKLVKVSQKPGKTQTLNYFKINQAFYFVDVPGYGYAKVSKKEKQAWADMLETYFSGSPHLKAVVQVIDFRHPPSAGDVQMYEYLKHFGLPTIIAATKSDKVKKGKFAKHKKEAFEQLDPDINDDFITFSAESGYGIDELWGAINQYTGLDAE from the coding sequence ATGAAAATCACACATGCTGAATTTATTAAAAGCGCCGTCAAACCATCACAATACCCCGAGGAAGGCCTGCCTGAAATTGCAATGGCGGGCCGTTCTAACGTGGGAAAGTCATCATTGATTAATAAATTGCTTAACCGGAAAAAGCTCGTTAAAGTGTCGCAAAAACCTGGTAAAACACAGACCTTAAATTATTTTAAAATTAATCAAGCCTTTTACTTCGTGGACGTTCCCGGATACGGTTATGCGAAAGTATCCAAGAAGGAGAAACAGGCTTGGGCGGATATGTTAGAAACATATTTCTCGGGTAGTCCTCATCTTAAAGCAGTTGTCCAAGTTATTGATTTTCGTCATCCTCCATCAGCAGGTGATGTGCAAATGTATGAGTACCTTAAGCATTTTGGTTTACCGACGATTATAGCCGCCACAAAAAGTGATAAAGTTAAAAAGGGCAAATTTGCTAAACACAAAAAGGAAGCATTTGAACAGCTTGACCCGGACATTAATGATGATTTTATCACTTTTTCAGCCGAAAGCGGTTATGGCATCGATGAGCTCTGGGGTGCCATTAACCAATATACGGGTTTGGACGCTGAGTGA